The sequence CTGAAATGATTTTCGTAGGTGTCTGGCAGTTTATCGGATCAATCAGCAACGCAACCTTTGCAAAGTTTTCACCCAACAGGCAAAACGTTTACAAAGAGTTAACCTCAATTTGTCTTTCCAGGCTTCGAAAAGCCacgtggtgggggggggggggggcgcacaagTTGCCGGGGGTAGCAACAGCAGACATAAAAATGAGTTGCTTTGTTTAGAACgcaagtacaacaacaacagcagaagCAACGACAACAATCCCGGAAAGGGCAAATGTGAAATGAGAAGAATCAAATAATAGCAGCAATCGTACGTTGACAAACTTCAGCATGCAAAAAAAGCGGCCCTCAATTTGCCGTGTCGACAAAAATCGCTCCGCACAATCTTCAACCGTGTGCGAACGAAACTGTAAatatgggggggggaggggggtcggTGCTTTAGCTAGTtaagcagcagcagctgcgTTTTTTCAGCAAGCATAATAAAGCGATTACGACTGCACTCCAAAGGCAAgcgtccatttttctttttttttttttgttggtttttgtttttgcacccgAAACAAGCATGTTCCAACCAGCACATAAAGTCACTCAACTGTTTGTCTTCTAATTGATGTCTCAACTGCGCTAATTCCTTTTGTGTTTATCccacgcccccctcccccctcccccctcccccggttCTACCTATCTGGCCCGCGGCCAGGTAACCATCTCAGTGGACGGCATCCTGACCACGACCGGCTACACGCAGGAGGACTACACCATGCTGGGCTCCGACGACTTCTTCTACATCGGCGGGAGCCCCAACACCGCCGACCTGCCGGGCTCGCCCGTCAGCAACAACTTCATGGGCTGCCTCAAGGACGTGAGTCTCCACCTGATACACGGTGACGCGCTTCAGCCCGGCGGGATCTGCCCCTCGCCCTCTGCCGAGGAACTTGAGACGCCCACTGCGATGTGCGGTTACTGTAGCTAGCCAGCTCCGCCTGCACCCCGACGACGCAGCTGCCCTTCGCACAGTCCGCCGGAGCGGTCggtttagagcgcctcgttgtctgcCACGAGCGCCTGCGCGTCACGGTGACAAAGGTCGAacggaaagggggggggggggggcgaaaagTCTGACCGGTAGACCGGTGCGGCTGCCtgagagcgcctcgttgtcggtCGTGAGTGGCGTGCATGACGGCGACCGAGGGAGGGAATTAGTTTCGGGGTGGCGCGCAAAATGTCCCCGATGACTCTGTGAGATCCATCCGAGCCACCTCCAAGTGACATGCATTGCCAATGAAtactttacccccccccccccccccatttttgcttttaaatcaGTGCTGAACGAGCCCAATCGCAGTTGGAGGTATTCCGCCCTTGGAAAGGTAACGACTTGTGTAGCGGCGCGGCGACATGGTGCCGCCGCATTTTCTCATAAAGCCACCTTGATTGAAGAAGTAATTACTTTTGCCATCACTTTGAATGGATCTCGCCATAATCACGCTCTAACTtcattatgcttttttttatcaTCGGGCTTGCTTATCGGCGGGATTCCCCTCCCGCCCCCCTCCCAGAGGGTGCTGAGGAATTTAGTCAATGTACTGGGGATGCGTCAAAGGGCATTTAtcaataatttcattttaattgaacTCCAGTTTACTTCTTTGAATCGATATTTTCAACAGAATGTGTACGTGTTtctatagatatagatatgtATAAATTGATAATTTGATGTGAAACCCCGTCAAGCCATTGATAGCAAATGAGATGCGCGATGCGCAAACGTGCTTCTTGCTAACGTTCACCGGGGTTGGTCTGAAAGTCAGAGAGCTCGCCGGCcgagctacttttttttttttgacttgtgCGTGCGCTTACTCGTACGTACGAGAACACGAGCGACGGTTCCAGTCGGTCGGCGTTGACGGTTCCGATCGGTCGCGCAAGTGACGGGCGGACGTCAGACGTCAGATTGCGGTTTGTGTATTTTGCGTCGCCGTGCAACACATTTTTCCTTCTCCTGCCGCAGACTGTGACCTTGCTAGCGCCGCTTTCGCGCTCCATCATTctccacgccccccccccagcccccccccactcccttcCACACCTCTCAATCACTTTACGCTCATTGTTGGCCTTTCTCGGGGGCACTTTTTGTGTAATTAAGTCCACGGTCGAAGTCCCACCGTCGCTATGCCAACTTTGCCATCCTCGCCGCAGCCtaaattaaaaattgatttCTTTGAGTGATTCCTCACACTGGACGCCCGCCTCCCCGTTTCTGCCTCCACCCCGCCCGTCCCACTTCATATTGACACTGTGTCACCttgttttgatttcaattttttggggCTGGTGCGCGTGATAACATCTTTTTAAAACGCGGCCATCGACCCGCAGTAGTCCTTCATCCTTTCCGCTCGCCGGACACTTCGTTACGGAGCTGTCACAACATTGAATGATGATTAAAAACGCCGTTTGACTCGACGCTTGAAAGGCTTTGGACTTATCCAGGTCGGTCACGTGATTGCGCCTCGATTTGAATCGGTTTGTCGTCTTTTGTTGATCGTTTTGGGCACGCGTACATTTGGCTTTAGCTTGTGTCCTTGAGCAGACGGATCCCGTTCGTGTTTTCTCAATTCGAGCAACTTCTCTGGACTCACAATTCAAAGTAGAAGTACACATCCAGTCATACACGACATTTTGCAAAATAACACACACGTGTCTGCACGTGTTTTGGGAAAGCCCGGAAGCTGTCGAACAAACAACAAGAATCGACTTTGCTGGGAAGCTGTGATGAACGCCGAGAGAATTTGAGTGGGAACAAGAGAGCCAGCCGCCTTTTCTCAAAGGCTGCCCGCGTCAAGGCCGCAGGCAAACGTTCAAGcgcttctctttctttctttctttctttctttcttcaccGGCGCTCGCGATCGTTACCGGGCGGGCCCTCGAGCTACGCCGGCGTCGAGACGCGTATTTTCAGCGCCTGCCGTCGCTTCCTCGGCGCTGAGCGAAGCCTCCGAAACTCTCACAAGGTCGCTCACCCTTTTTTCGATGGTTTCCCTTCAAGGTGGTGTACAAGAACAACGACTTCAAGCTGGAGCTCTCCCGCTTGGCCATCCAGCGCGACCCGAAAATCACCCTGAACGGCGACCTGGTGTTCCGCTGCGAGGACGTGGCGGCTCTGGACCCGGTCACCTTCGAGACCCCCGAGTCCTTCATCTCGTTGCCCAAGTGGAACACCAAGAAGACGGGCTCCGTCTCTTTCGACTTCCGCACCACCGAGCCCAGCGGCCTCCTGCTGTTCAGCCACGGCCGGCCTCAGGCCCCCAAGGAGCAGAAGCCCGGCCGGGAGCTCAAGACCGATTATTTCGCCTTGGAGCTCCTGGACGGTTATCTGTACTTGCTGATCGACATGGGTTCAGGCAAAACCAAGCTGAAGGCCAGCAACAAGAAGGTCAACGACGGCGAATGGTGTCACGTGGACTTCCAGCGGGAGGGAAGGAAGGGTAAGGACGGGCGCCGCTTTCGGGTGGGAACGTCTGCACGTGTGACTGATGAACAGCGCCCGTGCGGTCTTCCTGCTAATGGCGCGCTGTAAACGAGACGGAGCGCGCGACGGAGCGCGGCCGTCTGTCGGCGTGTGATCTGCTGCTGGAGCCGTAATTAGCTTTTAATAGAAAAGCCAGACAGAGCCGTTAATCACAGAAAGGCAGaggcgggggcggcgggggcctccgcttcgctcgctcgctctttcCTTCTCCTCCATTTAGCCCGCGAGCAACACATTCGACAGATGCGGCGACACTTGTGCAAATGCGATTCCGTCCCCGTTTTTTGCACCTTTCAGGGTCCATCTCGGTCAACAGCCGCAGTATGCCCTTCAGCTCCCCGGAGGGCAGCGAGATCCTCGACCTGGACAGCGACATGTACCTGGGCGGCCTCCCCGAGTCCAAGACGGAGCTGGTCCTGCCGCCCGAGGTGTGGACGGCGCTGCTCAACTACGGCTACGTGGGCTGCGTCCGCGACCTCTTCATCGACGGCAAGAGCCGCGACGTCCGCCGCCTGGCCGAGATCCAGAGCGCGCTGGGCGTGAGCAGCTTCTGCACGCGCGAGCTGCAAAAACGCTGCAGCAGCACGCCCTGCGGCAACGGCGGCTTGTGCAAAGAGGGCTGGAACCGCTACATATGCGACTGCACCAGCACGGGATTCCTGGGCCCCAACTGCGAGATAGGTGCGTTCGGGATGGGATCGAGGGGGAGACCGGCTCGGCTAAATTGCTCAAGGAGAGACGGGACCCGGCCTTAACCTTTAACCCCGATCGTCGAGCCGAGGCAAATCTCATTCCGCACCGGCGGGGCCTTGAGGCCTCAACCCATAAATGATACGACGTCAAGACAGCGTCGTTTACCGTGAACCGGGGCAGAAGTAGCTTATTCGGTGCAACCACACGACCGTTGCCGACAcgagtgccattttttttctgtccactgAGCGTCCCGTGACAATTGTGGAATGATGCGTCTCCTCCACGCCTTGTTTTCAAAATCAGAATCTTTGCTCGTATGGCCGGTTTTGAGACCGACTGGGGCTTGTTCTCCGCGCAGAGGCGACGGTGCTGAGCTACGACGGCAGCATGTACCTGAAGATCCTCGTGCCCGTCACCATGCACACGGAGGCCGAGGACGTGGCGCTGCGCTTCATGTCCCAGCGGGCCTACGGCCTGCTGGTGGCCAGCACGTCCAAGGAGTCGGCCGACACGCTGCGGCTGGAGCTGGACGGGGGGCGGGTCAGGCTCACCGTCAACCTCGGTAGGCCGCCGTCATTCCTCACGAAGCCGTCTCctcgccatccatccatccatccatccatccatccatccctgaTCTTcaccttgacttttttttttttgctcatgtgaGAAGAAAAACTTCCTCTTTTGGCCACTAGGTGTTGACAAAAAGCAGGAAGTAGCTTCTTGTTGTCTTGCTGATGTTTCCCGGCCTGCCATCTGCTCTCCTCTCCTCCTTTTCTCTGCTTTTTCTTCTACCTTCTGCCAAATGTTCTCCCCAAGTGGTGTGGCTCCTCCTTTTTCCCGAGCTactcccccctttttttgagGAACTACTCATGTAGCTTAACTAACGTCGGTGAAGACGGTAAATCCATCCAGGCTGGAGTCGCTCGCGTTTTGTATCAAGCATCATCCtgcgaggatttttttttttttttttttttccagaaaaatgtTTGATTAATTTTCAGTAAATCCCAGATGAAGAAAAACTACAAAAGAGAAAGCTGACTGAAAAAGCTTCATCTTCTTGAGcaggcaaaacaaaaccaaaattttGGAGCAGACCACCACATAAGCGAGGACGttggcctctctctctctctctcctccctctGATATTTTTCCCTCTCTTCTTTCCAtaagtcacccccccccccagcccacaGAACTTTTCATCCCTTCAATGGTGTGTGTTTCTGCGGCCTCGGATCAAACCGTCAGGGTGACCGGCTCGCagctccccccccaaaaaaaaaaaaaaaacaaacaaaaaaaggagtaCTAATGCTAACCAAATTGTTGCGCTAGCTTCAGTGGCAGCGTCTTTGTTTGCTGAAGCGATCGGCCAGGATCCGCCGCCCGCCTCAATTGGGTCGACCCCCGCCCCCGCCACGGTCCTGCGACGCCGGTCCCCGGCCGTTTGTGTCCACTATTCTGCGACGGTTGACAGCTCGAGACCACAACTCAGCTACTCTCACGCGCAAGCGCAATCATGCGGCGGATTGTAAACAAGGGAGTTGAGCGTTCAGCTCAAAATTGGAAACTAATCTTCAAATGAAGCCTTTTGACGGTGCGTTTTTGCTGGAGGAGGAGTTAGCTGGGATGTGCAGATCACCCTTTCTGTCACTGTTTGGTTTGGGTTTGCCGGTGCTCCAAAAGTGCTGCAGGAGGCAAGCGTGTTGCGCCCGTTTTCAACATGgagtttttgctcttttttgaGGTGACATTGAAAATGGCGGCGGGAATACGGAACGTTTCCTTTCACGTCACCGAGGCCCGCTTGCGCCACCTCGCCGTCCAAATATGACGACTGATGCGGAAATACAGTCAGCGCCGTCGTACGTTTAATACGACTGGACGCCGCTGGAAGGCGTAGCACTGAAGCGGCGCTGCTTCCCTTGCCCGCGGCCTCCGAGgcctcctccatttttttttttgttttaccgcAGCGTACAGTCCGCGACGACTGCGGCGCAGCCTTGCCCTCTGCGGAGCTTTGGCGGCCGGAAACCGGAACGGGGTGGACGGTGACTCGGAGCCTGTCCCCGGATGGTGGCCCAGAGCAACACTTGCTTGTCTGCAGAATGTACCTTGAAGGatgtaaaatgtcttttttttctctctctctctctctctctctctctcgctccttTGATTTGATCTCACCATTTCACTCTGTCTTCCCGCCAGATTGTATCAGGATAGACTGTAGCCTCAGTAAGttgttctttccatttttatgaCTCAAAAGTATGACTTTGTTTTTCCAACCTTTTCTGCTGCCCTTCGATTTCATGATCGGCGACGCTCGTGACGTGATTTCACTTTTCCCTGCAAATATTCTGCGGGCGTTCTTCTCTTTAGCGGTCGCACGCACGTTCTGGTCCCGGTCTGGTTTCTAGTTGAGGGTGAAAGCGCAACCGTCGGTTTTCTGGGCAGACGGAATCATTCATTGCAAATTTGCGCCGCGATCGCACGAGACCTTGCAGCTAATTCGGGAATTTTGCCTCGCCGTCTATTTCGGGCCATGAGGTGCGCTTCTACTTCGCCACTAGATGTCagacaaaggaagagaagagAACAGCTCTGCTCTCCGGGCGAAGAGACTTCAAAACGAAGCGCTTGGACAAAAGCATTGTTCAGAAACCGGAATCAAAACGTTTTGGAAAGCGAAGCTTTTCTACACACAGCATTTGATTGGCTTGGAAGAGGGAGCGCGTTGCGTATTTCGGGTGCCCCAGCGCGTGGCGTGCGCAACGGGCGGCAACAAAGCGTCCCGGCTGACGTTTGGGGGAAGCGCACCTGTTTGGAACGACAGTTGCCGCTGACTTTACGCAGGAAACCCCACGTCCCGTTCTGCAGTTTGATTGGCTAAGGGACTGCAGGGACCGCCCTGAGCACCAATACGAGCGCACCTGAGCTCAGATTTTCAGGACTGAAGTCAGTTAGTTTTTGTACGATGTGTTTTTCGTCAGATCAGGTTCCGATGTGCATTGCGCTTGTAAGATCTATTTTTATAGCAGATGGGCTTGGATTGAGGAGAATAGACTTTGACTGGACTCCATCTCAGTTTTTGACACAAACGCCGTCCATCCCGGAGTTGTCGGCGAATACGCGACAAACGCTAGAACAGGGTTTTGATTTGTTCAGGCAATTTAACGCTCCGACGGAggcaagcgtttttttttttttgtttttttaatgctcatTTGATCTCCCACCACCGCAGCCCGCATACGATGGATGGACGACATAATACTCTCCTTTTGCTTGCATTAAATATTACAAAGGTTTACTACTTGTTTTCATGTTCATAGAACTGTATACAccggtttgtttttatttaaggacaacgggggaaaaaaaatggcaatttatTTCCCCCCCTCCATAGTTTGAAAAGTAATCGGAGCTTGAGTGAGGCCGGCCGGGGGTTGTTCTTTCCTGCTTCGCGTAAACCGGCCGAAATCCAAAACCAACTAAAGACGCCGGTGAAGTCCGATTAATTTCCCGTCCTGAGAACGTCTTCCGGCGACAGCCGTTATTTAGCCCAAGGATGCTAAATCAAGATGTTTGTCAGCAACTTGAACCTTCTCCTACTCAATCTCGACCACATACGGGAAGTTTTTCCGAGAACTGcggctaaaatgcagaacaTCTTTTCCATTcggagagggtttttttttttttttttggaatggtttttgttcactcacacacacacacacacacacacgcccattCATGACCGCACACTTCATGAGACTTGCAGCAGCGCAACTGAGATGGGAAATGTGAGATCtttaaataaaagacaaattgtGTTCTTGTCAAAAAGCCGCAAAGAGTCAATCCCATCTTTTCACAAGACGGCGGCGCATTAACTGGTGCGGCCTAATGTAACCCTGGCAGGGGGGAGGgagaaaaacatggaacaagTTCTCATGGGTCACTTGCCCGAGAGTCGCAACATTCTGAAAGCAGCAATAAAAAGTCGGTAAAAACGTCAGCGGGCGCCTGCAAAAGTGATGCCGGCGGCATTCTTGCTCGTGCCCATTTGTCAGGTCCGGCCCGACTCGTATCCACAGAGCTTATTTTTGAGGAGAACGCATTCAGTTCTGGTCGTCCGTTAAGACAGTCACCAGCCTTCGACGCTAACGTTTCCCTCCGTTGCGTTTGTTTGCATTCCATTccaattctctctttttttttttttttggtgttattCTTTCGGGAGGCGGCACCAGAAAAACGGCATTTCCGTGAGTTGAGATTCGCGTTTGTGAGTCGCAGAGAAACTTCAAAGCGAGGTTCCATCGCTCGCGTGCCTCGGATCGAGTGCAGTTGCAAAAATAAATGGCGTCGGTCGGAAAAGATCGCTCACGTGTCCGCGAGTCCGACGGCGTGTCGGTCGGCGCTCTCGCAGTCTTGCGTTCGACGCTTCTTTCGGGACGGCAGCCGTGAAGGTTGTCGGGACTAAACGGCGATTAACCAACCTCCCGATCCGGACGGAGCGGCGTCCTCGTGCTCGCCGTCTGCCCGTCCAATTTGAATATTCCCAAATTGGAGACGAGCGCGTCTGCGCCCGGCACGCTCGCAGCCTCCTGTTTAATATGTTGCGCGATACCACGCGGAACCGGCCCATCTGCCAGAAGCGGACTTGGCGCCGGGAGGCCCTCGTACCAGTTTAGCGGCTGAACTCCTTGACGCCACCAGGGGGCGATTGTGCTCGTTTGCAATACGAAGTCAACACTGCCGCGAGGACCTGCTCAACAGTCCACAAACCTGCTGCCGCATCGTTTGCCTTTTCgtctatttgcagatttttgggggaggggggagggaggcGGTAGGGAAACGGGGGGATATTCACAGAAATCCCAGGAAAAGCGATTTATGGCGTTCACATTTCGCCGTGGcaattattcacagattttcaccatttataaatatatatcgtATGCGTGTGAGGCCCCATCGCTCAGTGGTTCGGTCAACCAaaggtcgtgagttcgtttctcactggggcatCCGGCATCAAAGTTGTGCGGttgcgtttctttttttttgtttttttaaaaggtaaGAGCGCCACCTCATAgatcagggctcagcaacctccGCGAgcgccgatcgtatgaagggctacgtgacccgtttgcggcaaatttcagactcggttcattacgcgtacatcaaatatttttggtttaatttattgtagtaaatgacattacaggtatttcaaAATGGGAAtccacgtaagcaagtcagattcacaATTTCAAGCAGAAATGAGAACATTCGCTAGATGCTAACTGTTAGCCTGTGGTCGACGCAGTCTCCCATTTTTATCAGAGAGCAGGGACTACGCGTTTGATCTCAACAAACAACTTGTAATTGTCTTCATTTTATGCTTCATTTGAAAGTTGCCACTGTCGCTCTTGGCGATGAATTTCATCCAAACTGGCGGTTGCCGCGAAGCGAGTTGAATTGCCACCGTGCAGCCTTTCCGTGACAAAACACCTTCCTTCCCAGGTGAGGGGCACGACCTGagttccgcccccccccccatgtgcgCATTTAGTTGCTTTGATTATAGCATCTGTCTGGCTGAGAAGGAATTTGTGGCTGTGACTTATTTCCAGCCGGTCGCCCGGCGGCGTTCCGGCCCATTGCTCTTCTTTCAATTAGTGTCTGTTTTCCAGAGCGCACGAAAACATCCTTGCGACCTTTTGACGGCGGTTCCTCGCGACTCCTCCGCACGCGACGGTGACGCCGAGCCTCGCGGCCGGTTCAGCTGCCGTCTTGCCGGGAAGCGCTCGGGGCCCTCGCGTTGCGTTCGGTTGTCGTTCCGACCGATGAGCGTGTCGGAAACGCCCGCTCGGTCAAACTCAGCCCCTTGAATCGGGTCTTTCTCGGTGGTTGGCTCTTCAAAAGTGACTAATTGGCGCCGGTTCCGGCACTTTGCGGACTGTCGTGCCGCCAACTTTTCTCGATCTCCCGTGTGACCGAGTGCAAAGACAAAATTGAAGTGTTGCTTGTGCGCCCGCATACGCACGCACGTACGGCGTTTTCACTTCCTCCCTCTTCCACAGGCAAAGGACCCGAGACACTGTTTGCGGGCCAGAAACTGAACGACAACGAGTGGCATACGGTGAAGGTGGTGCGAAGAGGCAAGAGCCTGCAGCTCTCAGTGGACAACGTCACAGTGGAAGGTTAGCTGCGCGCTAACAAAAGCGGCTGGCGGTGACGGGAAAATGCATTTCTTTTGAAATCTGTTCCGCACGTCGGCAGCGCGAAAGGTCAAAATAACGAGGCGCAATCGAGAGCAACGTCAAGGTCTACCGGGCTCTGTGAGGCAAAGAGAAGCGCCACGCAATTGGAGGGAATCCAGTCTAATCGGCACATCTCTCTCTGCATTTTGTTACGTCTGTCTCATTGCCCGCGCCGCAGATGAAACTCTAAATATTGAAACGCATTGAATTTGCACACCGACGCAACTCGTGTTAATTGCGGTGGCAGAAGCCGAAGCTCGGTATTTCCCCGGACACCTGCCGAGCAGCATGAATATGTGCGCTATTTCTTGAAATGTATGACGGCTGTCGGTCCCACTTCATCACCGCCGCAGGCCAGATGACTGGCGCCCACACTCGCCTGGAGTTCCACAACATCGAGACGGGCATCATGACCGAGCGCCGCTTCATCTCGGTGGTGCCGTCCAACTTCATCGGCCACCTCCAGGGCCTCTCCTTCAACGGCGTGCCCTACCTGGACCAGTGCAAGAACGGCGACATCTCCTACTGCGAGCTCAACGCCCGCTTCGGCATGCGCCACATCATCGCCGACCCGGTGACGTTCCGGACCAAAGGCAGCTACCTGGCGCTGGCCACCCTGCAAGCGTACGCCTCCATGCACCTGTTTTTCCAGTTCAAAACCACCACAGCCGACGGCCTGGTGCTCTTCAACTCTGGCGATGGGAGCGACTTCATTGTTGTGGAACTGGTCAAAGGGTGAGCGCGAACGAATTCGGTACAGagccatcccccccccccccccccctaaaatcTCTTTAGAATGATACTTGAAAAGAGGCTTCTGCTTCTTTGCGTTTGCTACTTAGCAGTGTcgt comes from Syngnathoides biaculeatus isolate LvHL_M chromosome 21, ASM1980259v1, whole genome shotgun sequence and encodes:
- the LOC133494855 gene encoding neurexin-2-like isoform X3, which translates into the protein MLGSDDFFYIGGSPNTADLPGSPVSNNFMGCLKDVVYKNNDFKLELSRLAIQRDPKITLNGDLVFRCEDVAALDPVTFETPESFISLPKWNTKKTGSVSFDFRTTEPSGLLLFSHGRPQAPKEQKPGRELKTDYFALELLDGYLYLLIDMGSGKTKLKASNKKVNDGEWCHVDFQREGRKGSISVNSRSMPFSSPEGSEILDLDSDMYLGGLPESKTELVLPPEVWTALLNYGYVGCVRDLFIDGKSRDVRRLAEIQSALGVSSFCTRELQKRCSSTPCGNGGLCKEGWNRYICDCTSTGFLGPNCEIEATVLSYDGSMYLKILVPVTMHTEAEDVALRFMSQRAYGLLVASTSKESADTLRLELDGGRVRLTVNLDCIRIDCSLSKGPETLFAGQKLNDNEWHTVKVVRRGKSLQLSVDNVTVEGQMTGAHTRLEFHNIETGIMTERRFISVVPSNFIGHLQGLSFNGVPYLDQCKNGDISYCELNARFGMRHIIADPVTFRTKGSYLALATLQAYASMHLFFQFKTTTADGLVLFNSGDGSDFIVVELVKGFVHYVFDLGNGPSLMKGNSDKPLNDNQWHNVVVSRDANNVHTLKIDSRTVTQHSNGARNLDLKGELYIGGVIKNMYSNLPKLIASRDGYQGCLASVDLNGRLPDMVADALHRVGQVDRGCDGPSTTCTEDSCYHQGVCLQQWEGFTCDCTMTSYGGSFCNDPGTTYIFGRGGALITYTWPPNDRPSTRADRLAVGFSTQLKEAILVRVESAKGLGDYLELHVERGRIGVIFNVGTDDIVIEESAVMVSDGKYHVVRFTRSGGNATLQVDNQPVIERFPSGRQLTIFNSQAFIKIGGGEKGRHFQGQISGLYYNGLQVLKLASEGDPNVQTQGSLRLVGDAPSVLAADTTSTTPLADMSTTIMETTTTMATTTTRKQRSPTIRDSNADEILVASAECPSDDEDLEECEPGNANPSSPERGLPGTVEVQQSSSTTGMVVGIVAAAALCILILLYAMYKYRNRDEGSYQVDQSRNYISNSATQSNGTLVKEKAPSAAKTAPKNKKNKDKEYYV